TACCTCTTTCAATCCCCAATCTTCTTTTAAAAAAGCTTTTTGCAATATCTCCAAGAAGTGCCCCAAATGAAAGAGATAAGATTATTGCAACAGAAGAAAAACCATGTCCAAAAAGATTCCATATTTTATTTAGAATAATCCCGCAAATAAGACCGCAGGCTATCCCTCCCAATAGACCGCGCCATGTTTTTCCTTTTCCTAAAATTGGCCTTCCATGCAATTTTTTACCAAAATCGATTGGTAAGCCTCCTCCGATTAAAACAGCAGATGAATTTGCAACGTAGGCGGGCATTATAAGCCATATTGCCTCCGCAATTATTTCAATCATTTTT
This window of the Thermoplasmatales archaeon genome carries:
- a CDS encoding CDP-2,3-bis-(O-geranylgeranyl)-sn-glycerol synthase translates to MIEIIAEAIWLIMPAYVANSSAVLIGGGLPIDFGKKLHGRPILGKGKTWRGLLGGIACGLICGIILNKIWNLFGHGFSSVAIILSLSFGALLGDIAKSFFKRRLGIERGRPLPVLDQIDFLIGAFLITFIVDKEWFLNHFTLYHILFLLFLTPALHLVTNIIAYLLGLKKVPW